The stretch of DNA GCCATCGACGCTGACCCCTCCGCGAGCGTCACCTTCGGCGTCGTGGCGGGAAGTGCAGATACGAGTTTCACGATCGTCTCGAGCGTTGTTTCTTTCGCACCGCTTACCGATCCCGTGGGGACCGCGGGCGCATCGGTTACCGTGACAGATTTCAATAACTCTGGTTCTGCAAGTCTGGTCGGACAGTACCCGGGGCCATTCAGCTTCGAGGCGCTCTACAACGGCGCGAACGTATTTACGTCTTTGGACGGGCCGGCGACCGTGTCGAGCGTTGGCGGGTCGAACACGCAAACGGGAAACGTCTTGTCGACCACTATCCCCGGCGCCGTGTCGAGCATCCAAGCCTTGTTCTCGTTCACGTTGTCGGCTCACGACTTGGGCTCGGGAACGGGAACTTTCACCGTGTCGCCGTCGCCTCCGGTGCCCGAGCCTTCGACGCTGGGCCTGCTGGCCATTGGATCAGTCGTACTACTGGGGGTTGCCCGGCGACGATCCAACAAGAAACTGTCTCGCTAGAACGCGCCGAATGAAGCGCAATCGGATTCGTTGGACGAAAAAATCTGAAAGTTTTTTGATCAGCCCCGCTACTTGGGTAGATTTGACGCTGCCCGTTGGCCGCTTCCAAAACGACATCTGCTGTTAGCCCGCTAGGAGTCATGCTGATGAGCTGCACCAAAAGCGAATGGAACCGCGGGCTTCGGGGCGGAATTGCGCTCGGATTTCTTCTAGCCGCCGCATTGCTTGCAGCGGTCAATACCGCGCATGCGACGCCGCTCGTGCAGATCGCTAGTGTTCAAGTCTCCAGTTCGTTGGGCTCCGGCGAATATGATGTTGACGTTCCCTTCTCCCCGTCGGGCGATTACAGCTTCGTGTTAACGTCCCCTGTCAGCATCTTCTCGAACGACGTAAACCATAATCTTTTGGCCACGATCAACCCCTTCGGCTTGGCGGTGAGCCTGAGCAGTGATCCTGCGGCTGGCCTCAGCTTCGGCGTATTGGCTGCCGGAGTGCCGACCAATTTCGTGATTTCCACCATGCCTGTGACTTTTGCGGCGCTGAATAGCCCGGTAGGCATCGCCAGCGCCGCCCTGACCGTGACCGATCTGGACGCAACCGGCGCGAGTATTTCTGGGGCCTATCCAGGAGCGATGTCATTCCAGGCTGCTTCCAACGTGGGAACTTTTGCCTACCTTGCGCCGTCGATTTCGGCAACTGCCCAACAGTCGCAGGCCTCGACCCCCAACGTTCCGCCGACCGTCGGAAACGTCCTCGGAGCGATAACGAGCGTTCAGAGCACGTTCTCGTTCCAGTTGTCGGCCAATGACCTCGGCTCGGGCAGTGGCACGTTTTCGGTTCCCGAACCGGCCACGTTCGCCCTACTGGCGATCGCCGCGATAGGTCTGGCGGCAGTTCACCGCCGCCGGAGTTCCTAATCGCAGTGGTCGCGCGACCTTCTAGCGCATTCCGTGCCGCCGCAGGCTGCTGGCAATGGTGCTCTCCGGCTCGATGGTGTCGCCAGCCACTTTTCTAACGAAGCGCGCATGCTTCTTGGGACGTGAGCCGTCGCCTTGCGCCAAGCATTGAAAAGTGCATCGTTCTTCGGGGGCAGCAAATGGCCGGCGCGCGGCGATCGACGGCCGCCACCATCTGTCTTGAGTAAATCCGTAAGAATTCGCCATTTGCCGATTCTTCGGCGGCCGGTGACGGAAACACCTGGCGAAACGGCGTCGAGCGGCGCTCGCGAGGGTGAATATTTCGTTATTCGCTCGCCGGAAACCCTTTTTGCGCGTACAAATTAGGAGGTAGGAGCGGCGCGCGCAAACCTCTTGTTCGGAGGATGTTCCGATGCGTTTTCGACACAGTACGTGGGTCGCGGTCTGGCTCGCCGCTGGATTAATTTGCCTGCCGCAAAGTGCCTGGGGCCACGGCGGTGGTGGTGGCGGACACGGCGGAGGAGGTGGAGGCCACGGGGGCGGCTTCGGCGGTGGCTTCGGAGGCGGGTTTGGCGGTCACGGCGGTGGATTCCACAGCGGTGGGTTTAGCCACGGCGGATTTGGCGGCTATAGCGGTGGCATGGGCCACAGCTTCTCGCCCTCGATGGGGCACAGCGGCTATCACGTTGGCGGTTCTCAGCTCGGCGGTTCGCACATCGGTGGCACGCACTTCGGCGCCACGCACAACGGCGGCATCGTTGGCTCGCGCGGGATCACCGGCCACAACAGCAGCATGTCGCACATCAACCAGTCGATCGTCAACAATGCCGGCGGCCATCACCTTGGCGGAACGGGCAACACCGCGCTCGGCGCCCACAATTCCGGATCCTCATTGCACGCCGGCAACCACCTGACCGGTTTGAGCCACACGGGCAACCATCAATCGCAGTTCCTCGCAAACCACGCCTCGCATACGACGGGCTTCCGGGGCAATCAGTTGCACAATGCGAACCTGGCCAACGGCCATCACGGGAATTGGCACAATGGAAACTGGCACAATGGCCATTTCCACAACGGCAACTTCAACCGTGGGTTCTTTCCCTTCTTCGGCTTCGGCGGCTTCTGGCCTTTCTGGGGCTTCGGTTACAACAACTGGTGGTGGAACCGCTGGGCCTTCTGGCCGTATGGCTTCGGCTATCCGTTCTACGGCTATCCGTTCCTGGGTCTCTATGGGCTCTATGGCTATGGCGGATACGGCTACTACGGTGGATCAGGATACGGTTACGGATATCCGTATTACGCCTACAATCCGTACAGTCTAGATACCTACGGAACCGACGAGTTGGCCGACGCCAATCAGCAGGCGG from Pirellulales bacterium encodes:
- a CDS encoding tetratricopeptide repeat protein, with the protein product MRFRHSTWVAVWLAAGLICLPQSAWGHGGGGGGHGGGGGGHGGGFGGGFGGGFGGHGGGFHSGGFSHGGFGGYSGGMGHSFSPSMGHSGYHVGGSQLGGSHIGGTHFGATHNGGIVGSRGITGHNSSMSHINQSIVNNAGGHHLGGTGNTALGAHNSGSSLHAGNHLTGLSHTGNHQSQFLANHASHTTGFRGNQLHNANLANGHHGNWHNGNWHNGHFHNGNFNRGFFPFFGFGGFWPFWGFGYNNWWWNRWAFWPYGFGYPFYGYPFLGLYGLYGYGGYGYYGGSGYGYGYPYYAYNPYSLDTYGTDELADANQQAAQAQPAQIGEFAAVGETDFKAGSYDAAVRDWRHAILDDPSNGTLVLMFAQALFATGKFDEAAGAVQQAMLMLPADQWGVVVKNYTELYPKISEYTKQLRALETAVKEEPDSPALRFLVGYHYGYLGYPKDAAKQLEKAKTLAPQDDLTKKLLEQFSEDKEADNKPQAKKEAELPPQAKAEVPGF
- a CDS encoding PEP-CTERM sorting domain-containing protein, producing the protein MATNVDGATASWIGFETLDPVTGAWSIPGSITLQSADGSVVGEITNLSGAIDADPSASVTFGVVAGSADTSFTIVSSVVSFAPLTDPVGTAGASVTVTDFNNSGSASLVGQYPGPFSFEALYNGANVFTSLDGPATVSSVGGSNTQTGNVLSTTIPGAVSSIQALFSFTLSAHDLGSGTGTFTVSPSPPVPEPSTLGLLAIGSVVLLGVARRRSNKKLSR
- a CDS encoding PEP-CTERM sorting domain-containing protein, producing the protein MLMSCTKSEWNRGLRGGIALGFLLAAALLAAVNTAHATPLVQIASVQVSSSLGSGEYDVDVPFSPSGDYSFVLTSPVSIFSNDVNHNLLATINPFGLAVSLSSDPAAGLSFGVLAAGVPTNFVISTMPVTFAALNSPVGIASAALTVTDLDATGASISGAYPGAMSFQAASNVGTFAYLAPSISATAQQSQASTPNVPPTVGNVLGAITSVQSTFSFQLSANDLGSGSGTFSVPEPATFALLAIAAIGLAAVHRRRSS